In one window of Azotobacter salinestris DNA:
- the hrpB gene encoding ATP-dependent helicase HrpB yields MNPLPIDAILPALREALSLCHEAVLEAPPGAGKTTRVPLALLDEPWLQGQRILMLEPRRLAARAAAERLAAELGEQVGETVGYRIRLDSRVGPRTRIEVVTEGILTRRLQDDPALEGVGLVIFDEFHERSLDADLALALTLNGRALLRDTPLRVLPMSATLEGERLAALLDGAPVVRSEGRMFPVEIRWGRPYQPGERIEPRVLATVLQALDEEGGSLLVFLPGQAEIRRLHEQLSEALAGRTDILLCPLHGELDLAAQRAAIEPAPAGTRKVVLATNIAETSLTIDGVRVVVDAGLARVPRFDPGSGMTRLDTQRISRASATQRAGRAGRLEPGVCYRLWSQAQHEQLAAHDSAEILAADLAGLALQLARWGVTPAELAWLDAPPLAAYAQARELLARLGALNPNGSLSAHGQAMAMLPAHPRIAHLLLRGQALGLGALACDVAALLGERDILRGAGADLHSRLALLGGAARVGRGAQRGAAQGGVQRARQLARQYRGLLPKGAQEAVADPEHPRWLGALLAFAYPDRIACQRRPDGGEYRLANGRAALFAEPDALMKHAWLVVAELGSRQGQREERIYLAADLDPALFETVLAEQVTVRDELDWDEREGVLRAERQRRIGELVLERQALPGLDEAARSRALVGLVRRKGLELLPWTPELRQWQARVVLLRRLDLAEKGASDWPDLSDAALLASLEDWLAPYLGQVSRLSHFAALDLPGILKGLLPWPLPQRLDELAPSTVAVPSGSRIRLDYAEEPPVLAVRLQELFGLAQTPRIAGGRLAVKLHLLSPARRPVQVTQDLASFWANTYAEVKKDLKGRYPKHYWPDDPLIAEPTARARPRQ; encoded by the coding sequence ATGAACCCGCTACCCATAGACGCCATCCTGCCCGCCCTGCGCGAAGCCCTGTCCCTGTGCCACGAAGCCGTGCTCGAGGCCCCGCCCGGCGCCGGCAAGACCACCCGTGTGCCCTTGGCCCTGCTCGACGAGCCCTGGCTCCAAGGGCAGCGCATCCTGATGCTCGAGCCGCGCCGGCTGGCCGCGCGAGCGGCGGCCGAGCGCCTGGCCGCCGAACTGGGCGAGCAGGTCGGCGAGACGGTCGGCTACCGCATCCGCCTGGACAGCCGGGTCGGCCCGCGCACGCGCATCGAGGTGGTCACCGAGGGCATCCTCACCCGCCGCCTGCAGGACGACCCGGCGCTGGAGGGCGTCGGCCTGGTGATCTTCGACGAGTTCCACGAGCGCAGCCTGGACGCCGACCTGGCCCTGGCGCTGACCCTGAACGGCCGTGCCCTGCTGCGCGACACGCCGCTTCGGGTGCTGCCGATGTCCGCCACCCTGGAGGGCGAACGGCTCGCCGCGCTGCTGGACGGTGCGCCGGTGGTGCGCAGCGAGGGGCGCATGTTTCCGGTGGAGATCCGCTGGGGACGGCCGTACCAGCCCGGCGAGCGCATCGAGCCGCGGGTGCTCGCCACGGTGCTGCAGGCGCTCGACGAGGAGGGCGGCAGCCTGCTGGTGTTCCTCCCCGGCCAGGCGGAGATCCGCCGCCTCCACGAGCAGCTGTCCGAGGCGCTGGCCGGGCGCACCGACATCCTGCTCTGCCCGCTGCACGGCGAGCTGGACCTGGCCGCCCAGCGCGCCGCCATCGAGCCGGCGCCGGCCGGCACGCGCAAGGTCGTGCTGGCCACCAACATCGCCGAGACCAGCCTGACCATCGACGGCGTGCGCGTGGTGGTCGACGCGGGACTGGCGCGGGTGCCGCGCTTCGATCCCGGCAGCGGCATGACCCGCCTGGACACCCAGCGCATCTCGCGCGCCTCGGCGACCCAGCGCGCCGGGCGCGCCGGGCGCCTGGAGCCGGGCGTCTGCTACCGGCTGTGGTCGCAGGCCCAGCACGAGCAGCTGGCCGCCCACGACAGCGCGGAGATCCTGGCGGCCGATCTCGCCGGGCTTGCCCTGCAGCTGGCGCGCTGGGGCGTCACGCCTGCCGAACTCGCCTGGCTCGATGCACCGCCTTTGGCCGCCTACGCCCAGGCCCGCGAGTTGCTGGCGCGGCTCGGCGCGCTCAATCCCAACGGCAGCCTGAGCGCCCATGGCCAGGCCATGGCGATGCTGCCGGCGCACCCGCGCATCGCGCACCTTTTGCTGCGCGGCCAGGCGCTGGGGCTCGGCGCGCTGGCTTGCGACGTCGCCGCGCTGCTCGGCGAGCGCGACATCCTGCGCGGCGCCGGCGCCGACCTGCACAGCCGCCTGGCGCTGCTCGGCGGCGCGGCGCGGGTCGGGCGCGGCGCCCAGCGGGGTGCCGCCCAGGGCGGCGTGCAGCGCGCCCGTCAACTGGCCCGCCAATATCGCGGGCTGTTGCCGAAGGGCGCGCAGGAGGCGGTCGCCGATCCCGAACACCCGCGCTGGCTGGGGGCGCTGCTGGCCTTCGCCTACCCGGACCGCATCGCCTGCCAGCGGCGTCCCGACGGCGGCGAGTACCGCCTGGCCAACGGCCGCGCCGCGCTGTTCGCCGAGCCCGATGCGCTGATGAAGCACGCCTGGCTGGTGGTCGCCGAGCTGGGCAGCCGCCAGGGCCAGCGCGAGGAGCGCATCTACCTGGCCGCCGACCTCGACCCGGCGCTGTTCGAGACAGTGCTCGCCGAGCAGGTGACGGTGCGCGACGAGCTGGACTGGGACGAACGCGAGGGCGTGCTGCGCGCCGAGCGCCAGCGGCGGATCGGCGAGCTGGTGCTGGAGCGCCAGGCACTGCCGGGGCTCGACGAGGCGGCGCGCAGCCGGGCGCTGGTCGGCCTGGTGCGGCGCAAGGGCCTGGAACTGCTGCCCTGGACACCCGAGCTGCGCCAGTGGCAGGCGCGGGTGGTGCTGCTGCGCCGCCTCGATCTGGCGGAAAAGGGCGCGAGCGACTGGCCGGACCTGTCCGACGCGGCCCTGCTGGCGAGCCTTGAGGACTGGCTGGCGCCGTACCTCGGTCAGGTCTCGCGGCTCAGCCATTTCGCCGCCCTGGACTTGCCCGGCATCCTCAAGGGCCTGTTGCCCTGGCCGTTGCCGCAGCGTCTCGACGAGCTGGCGCCGTCCACCGTCGCCGTGCCGTCCGGCTCGCGCATCCGTCTCGACTACGCCGAAGAGCCGCCGGTGCTCGCCGTGCGCCTGCAGGAACTGTTCGGCCTGGCGCAGACGCCGCGCATCGCCGGCGGACGGCTGGCGGTCAAGCTGCACCTGTTGTCGCCGGCGCGCCGGCCGGTGCAGGTCACCCAGGACCTGGCGAGCTTCTGGGCCAACACCTACGCCGAGGTGAAAAAGGATCTCAAGGGCCGCTATCCCAAGCACTACTGGCCGGACGACCCGCTGATCGCCGAACCCACCGCGCGGGCCAGGCCGCGGCAGTAG
- a CDS encoding DEAD/DEAH box helicase, protein MTFASLGLIEPLLRTLPVLGYILPTPVQRQAIPALLAGRDLLVAAQTGSGKTAGFALPVLQRLTLEGPPVAANSVRALVLVPTRELAEQVHGSIRACGMELPLRTAVAYGGVSINPQMMMLRPGLDVLVATPGRLLDLYRQNAVRFDRLQILVLDEADRMLDLGFARELDELFALLPRQRQTLLCSATFSEEIRQIATGLLRDPLTIEISAPNSAAPSVDQWMIPVDKKLKVELFLHLLERERWEQVLVFSRTRKGVERLAEELQQRGYRAGAIHGDLPQPARLRALEQFKAGELQVLVATDVASRGLDIQGLPLVVNLDLPVAPEYYVHRIGRTGRAGASGEAISLVCADEVEQLAAIEALIRQLLPRREEPDFSPEHRVPETALGGAILKKPKKPKQKPIPGAAGNSRIHLGNLLDDKARPAVEAVRQMPNLSAPPGKKK, encoded by the coding sequence ATGACCTTTGCCTCTCTCGGCCTGATCGAGCCTCTTTTGCGGACTTTGCCCGTACTCGGTTACATCCTGCCCACGCCGGTGCAGCGCCAGGCGATTCCCGCGCTGCTCGCCGGTCGCGACCTGCTGGTGGCGGCGCAGACCGGCAGCGGCAAGACTGCCGGCTTCGCCCTGCCGGTGCTGCAGCGGCTGACCCTCGAGGGCCCGCCGGTGGCTGCCAATTCGGTGCGCGCGCTGGTGCTGGTACCGACCCGCGAGCTGGCCGAGCAGGTCCACGGCAGCATCCGCGCCTGCGGCATGGAGCTGCCACTGCGCACCGCCGTGGCCTACGGCGGGGTGAGCATCAACCCGCAGATGATGATGCTGCGTCCGGGCCTCGACGTGCTGGTGGCCACGCCCGGCCGCCTGCTCGACCTGTACCGGCAGAACGCCGTGCGCTTCGACCGGCTGCAGATCCTCGTGCTCGACGAGGCCGACCGCATGCTCGACCTGGGCTTCGCCCGCGAGCTGGACGAGCTGTTCGCCCTGCTGCCCAGGCAGCGCCAGACCCTGCTGTGCTCGGCCACCTTCTCCGAGGAGATCCGCCAGATCGCCACCGGCCTGCTGCGCGATCCGCTGACCATCGAGATCAGCGCGCCCAACTCGGCGGCGCCGAGCGTCGACCAGTGGATGATCCCGGTGGACAAGAAGCTCAAGGTCGAGCTGTTCCTGCACCTGCTGGAGCGCGAGCGCTGGGAGCAGGTGCTGGTCTTCTCGCGCACCCGCAAGGGCGTCGAGCGGCTGGCCGAGGAGCTGCAGCAGCGCGGCTACCGGGCCGGTGCGATCCACGGCGACCTGCCGCAGCCGGCGCGCCTGCGCGCCCTGGAGCAGTTCAAGGCCGGCGAGCTGCAGGTGCTGGTGGCCACCGACGTGGCTTCCCGCGGACTGGACATCCAGGGGCTGCCGCTGGTGGTCAACCTCGATCTGCCGGTTGCCCCCGAATACTACGTGCACCGCATCGGCCGCACCGGCCGCGCCGGCGCCAGCGGCGAGGCGATCTCGCTGGTCTGCGCCGACGAGGTCGAACAGCTGGCCGCCATCGAGGCGCTGATCCGCCAGCTGCTGCCGCGCCGCGAGGAGCCTGACTTCAGCCCCGAGCATCGGGTACCGGAAACCGCCCTGGGCGGGGCGATCCTGAAGAAGCCGAAGAAGCCCAAGCAGAAGCCGATCCCCGGCGCGGCCGGCAACAGCCGCATCCATCTCGGCAACCTGCTCGACGACAAGGCCCGGCCGGCAGTGGAGGCGGTGCGCCAGATGCCCAATCTGAGCGCGCCGCCGGGCAAGAAGAAGTAG
- a CDS encoding DUF2788 domain-containing protein, which translates to MEPEVFEEWMMIGLVSGLILYMAFIVWDLARKSNAGRLGTMVLFFALGLGVLGFVIKTLVIGSLEGF; encoded by the coding sequence ATGGAACCCGAAGTGTTCGAAGAGTGGATGATGATCGGCCTGGTCAGCGGCCTCATCCTGTACATGGCGTTCATCGTCTGGGATCTGGCGCGCAAGTCCAACGCCGGCCGCCTCGGCACCATGGTGCTGTTCTTCGCCCTAGGCCTCGGCGTGCTCGGCTTCGTCATCAAGACCCTGGTGATCGGCAGCCTGGAAGGTTTCTGA
- a CDS encoding Lrp/AsnC family transcriptional regulator: MFSQRSSAMGKLDRYDLRILAELQHDARLSNQELAERIGLSPSPCSRRVKQLEDDGYILRQVALLDRKRLGLTLTAYVLIGMDRHTPERFEHFEAVIGKCPEVLECSLVTGMDADYQLKVVVPDMDSYQQFLLGTLTRIDGVSSVRSSFVLRQVQSSTELPLEHLRT, from the coding sequence ATGTTTTCACAAAGGTCATCCGCCATGGGCAAACTCGATCGCTACGATCTGCGCATCCTCGCCGAACTGCAGCACGATGCCCGCCTCTCCAACCAGGAACTGGCCGAACGTATCGGCCTGTCGCCCTCGCCCTGCTCGCGGCGGGTCAAGCAGCTCGAGGACGACGGCTACATCCTGCGCCAGGTGGCCCTGCTCGACCGCAAGCGGCTCGGCCTGACCCTCACCGCCTACGTGCTGATCGGCATGGACCGGCACACCCCGGAACGCTTCGAGCATTTCGAGGCGGTCATCGGCAAGTGCCCGGAGGTGCTGGAGTGCAGCCTGGTCACCGGGATGGACGCCGACTACCAGCTGAAGGTGGTGGTGCCGGACATGGACAGCTACCAGCAGTTCCTGCTCGGCACCCTGACCCGCATCGACGGGGTGTCCAGCGTGCGCTCGAGCTTCGTCCTGCGCCAGGTGCAGTCGAGCACCGAACTGCCGCTGGAGCACCTGCGCACCTGA
- a CDS encoding M48 family metallopeptidase, producing the protein MAASIIGIWFSGANSRPQSARLTLADGRISVCADGVVLAGPLALAQLTVSSRLGSTPRFLRFPDGGSFETADNDGVDRLLAPLRPRHGLLHRLESSLRHVLLGLVVTVVFVWGAVRYGIPMLAEVTAFSLPPELNRQIGDGALELLDSRLLAPSTLAVAEQARLRARFAALLASAATQPLQIEFRDAARSLGANALALPSGTIVFTDQLVRLAERDEELMAVLAHEIGHIERRHALRQVLQASALGLAAMAVTGDVSSVSSAVAAIPVLLTQLGYSRAFEHEADRYGAELLARHGIDTSHLGVMLSRLENSRDCVRHGDCESPAGGWQDYLSTHPPTAERLRRLDAR; encoded by the coding sequence ATGGCTGCGTCGATCATCGGCATCTGGTTCAGCGGCGCGAACTCGCGCCCGCAGTCGGCGCGGCTGACGTTGGCCGACGGACGCATCAGCGTATGCGCCGACGGCGTGGTGCTGGCAGGGCCGCTGGCGCTGGCGCAGCTGACGGTCAGTTCGCGCCTCGGCAGCACCCCGCGCTTCCTGCGCTTTCCCGACGGCGGGAGCTTCGAGACGGCCGACAACGATGGCGTCGACCGGTTGCTGGCGCCGTTGCGCCCCCGCCACGGGCTCCTCCACCGGCTGGAGTCCAGCCTGCGCCATGTGCTGCTCGGTCTGGTGGTGACGGTGGTCTTCGTCTGGGGCGCGGTGCGCTACGGCATCCCGATGCTGGCGGAAGTCACGGCGTTTTCGCTGCCGCCCGAACTCAATCGCCAGATCGGCGATGGTGCGCTCGAACTGCTCGACAGCCGGTTGCTCGCGCCGAGCACCCTGGCCGTCGCCGAACAGGCGCGCCTGCGGGCGCGCTTTGCCGCTCTGCTGGCGTCTGCCGCCACCCAACCGCTGCAGATCGAGTTCCGCGACGCGGCCCGCAGCCTGGGGGCAAATGCGCTGGCGCTGCCGTCCGGCACCATCGTGTTCACCGATCAGCTGGTGCGACTGGCCGAGCGCGACGAAGAGCTGATGGCGGTGCTCGCCCACGAAATCGGCCATATCGAGCGTCGCCATGCCCTGCGCCAGGTGCTGCAGGCTTCGGCGCTCGGCCTGGCGGCGATGGCGGTGACCGGCGATGTATCCTCGGTGTCTTCGGCGGTGGCGGCGATTCCGGTACTGCTCACCCAGCTGGGCTATTCGCGCGCCTTCGAGCACGAGGCCGACCGCTACGGCGCCGAGCTGCTCGCCCGCCACGGCATCGACACCAGCCACCTCGGCGTCATGCTGTCGCGACTGGAGAACTCCCGCGACTGTGTCCGCCACGGCGACTGCGAAAGCCCCGCCGGAGGCTGGCAGGACTATCTGTCGACGCATCCCCCCACCGCCGAGCGGCTGCGGCGGCTCGATGCCCGCTGA
- a CDS encoding SDR family oxidoreductase, with translation MHRKVFASRVFERQVALISGGCSGVGRALAVRLAQAGAHLALLDLDALALDSLVEHLADHHNTEALGLPCDVTDAQAVERAVALVGERFGGIDLLACCAAARQRGAVLDSGPEVFRQVMEVNFFGALHCARAALPSLLARRGQIVVAGALQAFSSPQVGHAAEAASRQALLGLFETLRLEVAPDGVNVMLVCPGHAGDPQCDGLPADEAANRPPTAQDIAEAIFQGALRRRHLLVLSGRDWRARLLARLAQ, from the coding sequence ATGCATCGCAAGGTCTTTGCCAGCAGGGTATTCGAGCGTCAGGTGGCGCTGATCAGCGGCGGCTGCTCCGGCGTCGGCCGGGCACTGGCGGTGCGCCTGGCGCAGGCCGGCGCACACCTGGCGCTGCTCGACCTCGACGCATTGGCGCTGGACAGCCTGGTCGAGCATCTGGCCGACCACCACAACACCGAGGCGCTCGGCCTGCCCTGCGACGTGACCGACGCGCAGGCGGTGGAGCGCGCCGTGGCGCTGGTCGGCGAACGCTTCGGCGGCATCGATCTGCTGGCCTGCTGCGCCGCCGCCCGCCAGCGGGGTGCCGTCCTCGACAGCGGGCCGGAGGTGTTCCGGCAGGTCATGGAGGTCAACTTCTTCGGCGCCCTGCATTGTGCCCGGGCGGCGCTGCCCAGCCTGCTCGCGCGGCGCGGGCAGATCGTCGTGGCTGGCGCATTGCAGGCCTTCAGCTCGCCGCAGGTCGGCCACGCTGCCGAGGCCGCCAGCCGGCAGGCCCTGCTCGGGCTGTTCGAAACGCTGCGCCTGGAGGTGGCGCCGGACGGGGTCAACGTGATGCTGGTCTGCCCCGGCCATGCCGGCGATCCGCAGTGCGACGGCCTGCCCGCCGACGAGGCGGCGAACCGGCCGCCCACGGCCCAGGACATCGCCGAGGCGATCTTCCAGGGGGCGCTGCGCCGCCGTCATCTGCTGGTGCTGTCCGGCCGCGACTGGCGCGCCCGGTTGCTGGCGCGGCTTGCGCAATAG
- a CDS encoding YjgN family protein, translating to MSEAGYAVVFRGEILDGYSREQVKEGFGRMFGLGADKLELLFSQPRVVLKKGLSRDVADRYRLRLESIGAQVRLEAAAAPQRLPSAPTPVPPIAAAPTQPAATGAARLAVPQAREPLDSGASAKSVRPAPVARHAPGAAAVPAAPAAADGVALPGQAMVTARPRPEAAPAGATVRPAAARQAEPRSVPFEFHGNGFEFFRIWIVNLLLTIVTLGVYSAWAKVRTQRYFYGNTVLDGSSFDYLGDPLKILKGRIIAFVCLMLYSGADLVSPFLSLGLMLAFLVALPWIMVKGLSFRNLNSAWRGVRFGFEGKVGEAAMVFLLWPLLGVLTLGLLMPMAFHRQQCFIIGNSRYGTCRFEFGAGVKVFYGMFLGALAILIGGGIAGMLLGSLFAPLSVPAMALAYLAAFAWFSVKFANLRYGHTLLAGNGFEARYALGSYARLMAVNLLGMVLTLGLFYPWAKVRNARYAAEHVALVAEDDLDGFVAARQKDVSATAGEVGDLFDVDFGI from the coding sequence ATGTCGGAAGCAGGGTATGCGGTGGTATTCCGCGGCGAGATCCTCGATGGATACAGCCGGGAGCAGGTCAAGGAAGGCTTCGGTCGGATGTTCGGCCTGGGAGCGGACAAGCTGGAGCTGCTTTTCTCGCAGCCCAGGGTGGTGCTCAAGAAGGGCCTGAGTCGAGACGTGGCGGATCGCTACCGCCTCAGGCTGGAAAGCATCGGCGCGCAGGTCAGGCTGGAGGCAGCGGCCGCGCCGCAGCGGCTGCCGTCGGCACCCACACCGGTTCCGCCGATCGCGGCCGCTCCGACGCAGCCTGCAGCCACTGGGGCGGCGCGGCTGGCGGTGCCGCAGGCTCGCGAACCGCTGGACAGCGGCGCTTCCGCCAAGAGCGTCCGGCCCGCGCCCGTCGCACGCCATGCGCCGGGGGCAGCGGCAGTTCCGGCGGCCCCCGCAGCGGCGGACGGCGTCGCCCTCCCCGGCCAAGCCATGGTGACCGCACGGCCACGTCCCGAGGCGGCGCCAGCCGGCGCCACGGTGCGTCCTGCTGCGGCGCGCCAGGCCGAGCCGCGCTCCGTGCCCTTCGAGTTCCATGGCAACGGCTTCGAGTTCTTCCGCATCTGGATCGTCAACCTGCTGCTCACCATCGTTACCCTGGGGGTGTATTCCGCCTGGGCCAAGGTACGCACCCAGCGCTATTTCTACGGCAACACCGTGCTGGACGGCAGCAGCTTCGACTATCTCGGCGATCCGTTGAAGATTCTCAAGGGCCGTATCATCGCCTTCGTGTGCCTGATGCTCTATTCCGGCGCGGACCTCGTCTCGCCCTTCCTCAGCCTGGGGCTGATGCTGGCCTTTCTCGTGGCGCTGCCGTGGATCATGGTCAAGGGCCTGAGCTTCCGTAACCTCAACAGCGCCTGGCGGGGCGTGCGCTTCGGCTTCGAGGGCAAGGTGGGCGAGGCGGCGATGGTCTTCCTGCTGTGGCCGCTGCTGGGCGTGCTGACGCTCGGCCTGCTGATGCCGATGGCCTTCCACAGGCAGCAGTGCTTCATCATCGGCAACAGCCGCTACGGCACCTGCCGCTTCGAGTTCGGCGCCGGGGTCAAGGTCTTCTACGGAATGTTTCTCGGCGCGCTGGCAATCCTCATCGGCGGCGGCATCGCGGGCATGCTCCTCGGCTCCCTCTTCGCACCGCTCAGCGTGCCGGCGATGGCGCTGGCCTATCTCGCCGCCTTCGCCTGGTTCAGCGTCAAGTTCGCCAACCTGCGCTACGGTCACACCCTGTTGGCCGGCAACGGCTTCGAGGCCCGCTACGCGCTCGGCAGCTATGCCCGACTGATGGCGGTGAACCTGCTCGGCATGGTGCTCACCCTGGGCCTCTTCTACCCATGGGCCAAGGTGCGCAACGCCCGCTACGCCGCCGAGCACGTCGCGCTGGTGGCCGAAGACGATCTCGACGGCTTCGTGGCGGCGCGGCAGAAGGACGTCTCCGCCACCGCTGGCGAGGTCGGCGATCTCTTCGACGTGGACTTCGGCATCTGA
- a CDS encoding pseudouridine synthase has translation MARPARPAFRRPAGQVPARRPGPPKAPPAAPRLILFNKPFDVLTQFSGGDGRATLKDFIPVPGVYPAGRLDRDSEGLLLLTSDGRLQARIADPQHKLAKTYWVQVEGEPSDEQLERLREGVTLNDGPTRPAEVQRLPEPELWPRDPPVRFRKSVPTAWLELTIREGRNRQVRRMTAAVGLPTLRLVRVRIGPWSLDGLAPGEWKEVPARL, from the coding sequence ATGGCCCGCCCAGCCCGTCCCGCATTCCGCCGTCCCGCCGGCCAGGTGCCCGCCCGCCGTCCGGGTCCGCCCAAGGCGCCGCCGGCCGCGCCGCGGCTGATCCTGTTCAACAAGCCGTTCGACGTGCTCACCCAGTTCAGCGGCGGCGACGGGCGGGCGACCCTCAAGGACTTCATCCCGGTCCCCGGCGTCTATCCGGCCGGCCGCCTGGACCGCGACAGCGAGGGTCTGCTGCTCTTGACCAGCGACGGCCGCCTGCAGGCGCGCATCGCCGATCCGCAGCACAAGCTGGCCAAGACCTACTGGGTGCAGGTGGAGGGCGAGCCGAGCGACGAGCAGCTCGAGCGCCTGCGCGAGGGGGTGACGCTCAACGACGGCCCGACCCGCCCGGCCGAGGTGCAGAGGCTCCCGGAGCCCGAGCTCTGGCCGCGCGATCCGCCGGTGCGCTTTCGCAAGAGCGTGCCGACCGCCTGGCTGGAGCTGACCATCCGCGAGGGGCGCAACCGCCAGGTGCGGCGCATGACCGCCGCGGTCGGCCTGCCGACCCTGCGCCTGGTGCGGGTGCGCATCGGTCCCTGGAGCCTGGACGGCCTGGCGCCGGGAGAGTGGAAGGAGGTTCCGGCGCGGCTGTGA
- a CDS encoding polyribonucleotide nucleotidyltransferase, translating into MHIRTRTLGGLLAVALTTQLSACGSIFFPDRRGQIEGQVDFLVVGLDAIGLLFYVIPGVIAFAVDFTTGAIYLPPGERYSVAPESLRDTLDADGRVDPARLRTLIERETGRRLPAGELRALPRDASPEQLAALGLRPSA; encoded by the coding sequence ATGCACATCCGAACCCGCACTCTGGGCGGCCTGCTGGCCGTCGCCCTGACCACCCAGCTGAGTGCCTGCGGCAGCATCTTCTTCCCGGATCGGCGCGGCCAGATCGAGGGCCAGGTCGACTTCCTGGTCGTCGGTCTGGACGCCATCGGCCTGCTCTTCTACGTGATTCCCGGGGTGATCGCCTTCGCCGTCGACTTCACCACCGGCGCCATCTACCTGCCGCCGGGCGAGCGCTATTCGGTGGCCCCGGAAAGCCTGCGCGACACCCTCGACGCCGACGGGCGCGTCGATCCGGCGCGGCTCAGGACGCTGATCGAGCGGGAAACCGGCCGCCGCCTGCCGGCCGGCGAATTGCGCGCGCTGCCGCGCGACGCCAGCCCCGAGCAGCTCGCCGCCCTCGGCCTGCGGCCATCCGCCTGA
- a CDS encoding cation diffusion facilitator family transporter yields the protein MKTPQEHARLMRLASAAALAVAIGLALAKAIAWWLSGSVSLLAGLTDSLLDGAASLINLLAVHYSLRPADDDHRYGHGKAEALAGLGQAVFIGVSAILVGVQGIDRLLHPQPLYAQTLGIVVILLSLAATAALLLFQRHVVRVTGSTAIRADSLHYRSDLLLNASILLALLLVNFGLGELDALFGLGIAGYILWSAVQIGHEAVTVLMDTELSPKVRDRIAGLAGAVPDVIDVHDLRTRISGTRWFVQLHVRLPGEMSLTEAHQRTEAVERAIHAEFPRAEVLVHADPP from the coding sequence ATGAAGACCCCGCAGGAACATGCCCGCCTGATGCGCCTGGCCAGCGCCGCCGCCCTGGCGGTGGCCATCGGCCTGGCGCTGGCCAAGGCGATCGCCTGGTGGCTGAGCGGCTCGGTCAGCCTGCTCGCCGGCCTGACCGACTCGCTGCTGGACGGCGCCGCCTCGCTGATCAACCTGCTGGCGGTGCACTACTCGCTGCGCCCGGCGGACGACGACCATCGCTACGGCCACGGCAAGGCCGAGGCGCTGGCCGGTCTCGGCCAGGCGGTATTCATCGGCGTCAGCGCCATCCTGGTCGGCGTGCAGGGCATCGACCGCCTGCTGCATCCGCAGCCACTGTACGCGCAGACCCTGGGGATCGTCGTGATCCTGCTGTCGCTCGCCGCCACCGCCGCCCTGCTGCTGTTCCAGCGCCACGTGGTGCGGGTGACCGGCTCCACGGCGATCCGCGCCGACTCGCTGCACTACCGCTCCGACCTGCTGCTCAACGCCAGCATCCTGCTCGCCCTGCTGCTGGTCAATTTCGGCCTCGGCGAGCTGGATGCGCTGTTCGGCCTCGGCATCGCCGGCTACATCCTGTGGAGCGCCGTGCAGATCGGCCATGAAGCGGTGACCGTGCTGATGGACACCGAACTGTCGCCCAAGGTGCGCGACCGGATCGCCGGACTGGCCGGCGCGGTGCCGGACGTCATCGACGTGCACGACCTGCGTACCCGCATCTCCGGCACCCGCTGGTTCGTCCAGCTGCACGTGCGGCTGCCCGGCGAAATGTCGCTGACCGAGGCCCACCAGCGCACCGAGGCGGTGGAGCGGGCGATCCACGCGGAATTCCCGCGCGCCGAGGTGCTGGTCCATGCTGATCCGCCATAG